A genomic segment from Necator americanus strain Aroian chromosome III, whole genome shotgun sequence encodes:
- a CDS encoding hypothetical protein (NECATOR_CHRIII.G8890.T2), whose protein sequence is MAMVRHLTDLKDNSENLVPLRLTVDHKPESEVEQARIRKAGGSVALKRVVWTRPLKHYLNAVTRGTPTESIPVLAVSRSLGDIWSFCEDTKEFTVSPEPDLAVREITPEDVCLVLASDGLTNVLGPNETAAIIDEEECITQLGVNRCEDLVYRDKHTNLARVLVATAIRKWKNHIADNVTAITVTFDAPYIDLPPDHPCVEKYIENNVSIDKVFVDDPQTVIRISPSASLKLRTYRTPIVYKGARDPHFSVVEYSGPGFLTHTEERLLEERYRVKKSNGCDDRIKPTRSDTPKLIESDEETVVISAEIKTTPKAVDIEEGRNENEEMQPAPMSQGTNKDCSSPSHTLGVAVRRASTTRTRRGPCRSICVNVEDKVITPSGSVDIKIRSPTPRSVTKKRVIPVPQIRKENDPPLTPTPLTGTRKRSHRVHTLDSESSTPIVLPLNLDRARWNSSDLNDTGSSAVPPKVRSAPSTPSKACSSSFTIGSKWSLSKLDRKTALKEESSGALEVGEPPSKMGRLIRRNDL, encoded by the exons atggcaatggttcggcacctcaccg ATCTCAAGGACAATTCCGAGAACCTTGTTCCTCTTAGGCTAACGGTAGATCACAAGCCTGAAAGTGAAGTTGAACAGGCTAGGATCCGTAAGGCAGGGGGATCG GTGGCTTTAAAACGTGTTGTATGGACTCGTCCCCTCAAGCATTATCTAAATGCCGTTACGCGCGGTACGCCTACGGAGAGTATTCCCGTTCTTGCGGTGTCTCGAAGTTTAG GTGATATATGGTCCTTCTGTGAAGATACCAAAGAATTTACTGTGTCTCCGGAACCTGATTTGGCGGTTCGAGAAATAACTC CCGAAGACGTATGTCTTGTCCTCGCATCTGACGGTCTGACAAATGTTCTTGGACCAAATGAg ACTGCTGCAATCAtagatgaagaagaatgtaTCACTCAGCTAGGTGTTAACAGATGTGAAGATTTAGTT TATCGTGACAAGCACACCAACTTGGCTAGAGTTCTGGTGGCAACTGCAATACGTAAGTGGAAAAATCATATAGCCGACAACGTCACAGCTATAACC GTAACTTTCGATGCGCCATATATCGACTTGCCACCGGATCACCCTTGCGTGGAAAAATATATTGAGAACAACGTTTCAATCGACAAAGTATTTGTCGACGACCCTCAAACTGTGATTAGGATCTCTCCATCCGCTTCACTAAAACTTCGAACATACCGGACTCCTATTGTTTACAAAGGCGCTAGAGATCCGCACTTCTCAG TCGTCGAATACAGTGGGCCAGGATTCCTGACACACACTGAAGAACGTTTATTAGAAGAACGATATCGCGTAAAGAAATCCAAC GGATGTGATGATCGAATCAAGCCGACTAGATCCGATACACCTAAGCTGATCGAGAGTGATGAGGAAACAGTAGTCATCAGCGCTGAG ataaAAACAACTCCCAAAGCTGTTGATATAGAGGAAGGTAGGAacgaaaatgaagagatgCAACCAGCTCCGATGTCGCAAGGAACCAATAAG GACTGTTCAAGCCCATCTCACACTCTCGGTGTTGCGGTTCGACGTGCATCAACGACACGTACCAGAAGAGGACCGTGTCGATCAATTTGTGTTAACGTGGAGGATAAG GTAATTACTCCGTCGGGATCGGTCGACATAAAGATACGTTCCCCGACTCCGCGGAGtgttacgaaaaaaagagttattcCGGTACCACAAatccgaaaagaaaacgatccACCACTTACACCTACCCCATTGACCGGCACTCGAAAGAGATCACATCGTGTGCATACTTTGGATTCTGAAAGTAGTACACCTATCGTTCTTCCTCTTAATCTGGATAGAGCCCGATGGAACTCATCAGATTTAAATGATACAGGGTCCAGTGCTGTTCCACCAAAGGTGAGAAGTGCGCCATCAACACCTTCTAAA GCATGCAGTAGCTCTTTTACCATAGGAAGCAAATGGTCGTTGTCGAAATTGGATAGAAAGACTGCACTGAAGGAGGAGTCATCGGGAGCTTTGGAAGTGGGAGAACCACCATCAAAAATGGGAAGATTGATACGGCGAAATGATTTATAG